A portion of the Streptomyces platensis genome contains these proteins:
- a CDS encoding MerR family transcriptional regulator, whose product MDGDGRTAPYDDGALLTIGAFARASRLSPKALRLYDELGLLPPAHVDPHSGYRHYAPAQLERARLVAWLRRLGMPLARIREVCELAPDAAALAVAAYWAQVEADTAARRDLAAFLVDQLERKNTAMTTPHTPLTMRCAALTDQGLVRPAHQDAAYAGPQLLAVADGYGPDGGRAAKAAIEALKGLEDQDLTSADLLGALEEAAHRAHRAPRAHRAGGDHRAAPAAEGTTGCTLTALLRSGTQLALLHVGDSRAYVLRDSGLLQITHDHSLVQSLIDEGRLTPEEAASHPQRAQLLRSLDGATEFAPDLQLLEARPGERYLLCTDGLTGVVPAETIQQVLTAADGPDQAVRELIRLAREAGAPDNVACVVAEMTGA is encoded by the coding sequence GTGGACGGAGACGGGCGCACGGCGCCGTACGACGACGGTGCGCTGCTGACCATCGGGGCGTTCGCACGGGCCTCCCGGCTCTCGCCGAAGGCGCTGCGCCTTTACGACGAGCTCGGCCTGCTGCCCCCGGCCCATGTGGACCCGCACAGCGGCTACCGCCACTACGCCCCCGCCCAGTTGGAACGGGCCCGGCTGGTGGCCTGGCTGCGCCGGCTCGGTATGCCGCTGGCCCGTATACGCGAGGTGTGCGAGCTGGCACCGGACGCGGCGGCGCTGGCGGTCGCCGCGTACTGGGCGCAGGTCGAGGCCGACACCGCGGCCCGCCGTGACCTCGCCGCCTTCCTCGTCGACCAGTTGGAGAGGAAGAACACCGCCATGACCACACCGCACACGCCCCTGACGATGCGCTGCGCCGCCCTGACCGACCAGGGGCTGGTGCGCCCGGCGCACCAGGACGCCGCGTACGCCGGTCCACAGCTGCTGGCCGTGGCCGACGGCTACGGCCCGGACGGCGGCCGGGCCGCGAAGGCCGCCATCGAGGCACTCAAGGGCCTGGAAGACCAGGACCTGACCTCGGCGGACCTGCTGGGCGCCCTGGAGGAGGCGGCCCACCGAGCCCACCGAGCCCCTCGTGCCCACCGAGCCGGCGGCGACCATCGCGCGGCCCCGGCGGCGGAGGGAACGACCGGCTGCACCCTCACCGCACTGCTCCGCTCCGGCACCCAACTGGCGCTGCTGCACGTCGGGGACTCCCGCGCCTATGTCCTGCGCGACTCCGGCCTCCTCCAGATCACCCACGACCACAGCCTGGTCCAGTCGCTGATCGACGAGGGCCGGCTCACCCCCGAGGAAGCCGCCTCGCATCCGCAGCGCGCCCAACTGCTGCGGTCGCTCGACGGGGCCACCGAGTTCGCCCCCGATCTGCAACTCCTGGAGGCCCGGCCGGGGGAGCGCTATCTGCTGTGCACCGACGGCCTGACCGGGGTGGTGCCGGCCGAGACCATCCAGCAGGTGCTGACCGCGGCCGACGGCCCCGACCAGGCCGTACGCGAACTGATCCGGCTGGCCCGCGAGGCGGGGGCGCCGGACAACGTGGCGTGCGTAGTGGCGGAGATGACGGGGGCTTAG
- a CDS encoding sulfite exporter TauE/SafE family protein, with product MSVLVALAALPCGLLIGLLLGALGGGGSVLAVPALVYLLGQSPHEATAGALVVVTVGAVTGLLCHGRAGRVRWAAGAAFGALGTAGSYLGSRWSAALDPTVLMAAFSGLLLVVAAMLVLRGRGERRTAAEARPLGEPKQGTPLRDAPEAVPLRGSGERDSSAEPGERDSSGEPGKAPASPEPAAAASSSAPHETLSTQEAAETLPLQKATETAPLQDTVASTPSDTVNDSARPAPPRPVRFAVTASAVGLLTGFFGVGGGFVVVPALTLVLGLEMPVAIGTSLLVILINSLTALATRAGTGALDWPLLAGFAACAALGSHLGNRLTTRLRPQVLATAFACLVTVLAVIMAATALPRLW from the coding sequence GTGTCCGTCCTCGTAGCCCTGGCGGCGCTGCCGTGCGGGTTACTGATCGGGCTGCTGCTGGGTGCGCTCGGGGGCGGCGGTTCGGTGCTGGCGGTACCGGCACTGGTCTATCTGCTGGGGCAGTCGCCGCACGAGGCGACCGCGGGGGCGCTGGTCGTCGTCACTGTCGGCGCGGTGACCGGGCTGCTGTGTCACGGCCGGGCCGGGCGGGTCCGGTGGGCGGCCGGTGCGGCCTTCGGTGCCCTGGGGACGGCGGGCAGCTACCTCGGCTCCCGGTGGAGCGCGGCCCTGGACCCCACGGTGTTGATGGCGGCGTTCTCGGGGCTGCTGCTCGTGGTGGCGGCGATGCTGGTGTTACGGGGGCGGGGCGAGCGGCGGACGGCGGCCGAGGCCCGTCCCTTAGGGGAACCGAAGCAGGGCACGCCGTTACGGGACGCGCCGGAGGCGGTGCCCTTACGGGGGTCGGGGGAGCGGGATTCCTCGGCGGAGCCCGGGGAGAGGGATTCCTCGGGGGAGCCCGGGAAAGCGCCGGCCTCACCGGAGCCCGCAGCAGCAGCCTCCTCATCCGCGCCCCACGAGACGCTCTCCACACAAGAGGCCGCGGAGACGCTCCCCTTACAGAAAGCCACGGAGACCGCGCCCTTACAGGACACCGTGGCTTCGACACCCTCCGACACGGTGAACGACTCCGCCCGCCCCGCGCCCCCGCGGCCCGTCCGCTTTGCCGTGACCGCCTCCGCCGTCGGGCTGCTCACCGGGTTCTTCGGGGTCGGCGGCGGTTTCGTCGTCGTGCCGGCCCTCACTCTGGTGCTGGGGCTGGAGATGCCGGTCGCGATCGGCACCTCGCTTCTCGTCATCCTCATCAACTCCCTTACGGCGCTGGCCACCCGGGCCGGCACCGGGGCCCTGGACTGGCCGCTGCTGGCCGGCTTCGCGGCCTGTGCGGCACTCGGGAGCCATCTCGGCAACCGCCTCACCACCCGGCTGCGCCCCCAGGTGCTGGCCACGGCCTTCGCCTGCCTGGTCACCGTCCTCGCCGTCATCATGGCGGCCACCGCACTGCCCCGTCTCTGGTAA
- a CDS encoding GntR family transcriptional regulator, translating to MTTEPPHGAHGPRPLDRRSPLPLWAQLSADLRRRMEAGAFRAEFPAEHRLTGEYEVSRHTVREALRKLRAEGLVIAERGRASRLDTRRIQQPLGSLYSLFRELEGQGVEQRSEVLRLERTVDGTVAGHLGLVPEAPLVVLERLRLADGEPLAHDTAYLPAEVAEPLLEADFGHTSLYGELTRRCEVKVTGGQERIQPFLPDIRQAWLLGLADREAAFAIERLGQAGERPVEWRETVVRGDRFTFVAEWSGDSRAVALAPRASCPSS from the coding sequence ATGACGACCGAGCCGCCGCACGGCGCGCACGGGCCGCGTCCCCTGGACCGGCGCTCGCCGCTGCCCCTGTGGGCGCAGCTCTCCGCCGATCTGCGCCGCCGGATGGAAGCCGGCGCGTTCCGTGCGGAGTTCCCGGCCGAGCACCGGCTCACCGGCGAGTACGAGGTCAGTCGGCACACCGTCCGGGAGGCGCTGCGCAAACTGCGCGCCGAGGGCCTGGTGATCGCCGAACGCGGTCGGGCGAGCCGGCTGGACACCCGTCGCATCCAGCAGCCGCTGGGCTCGCTCTACAGCCTCTTCCGTGAGCTGGAGGGCCAGGGGGTGGAGCAGCGCAGCGAGGTGCTGCGGCTGGAACGGACCGTGGACGGGACGGTCGCCGGGCATCTGGGGCTGGTCCCCGAGGCGCCGCTGGTCGTACTGGAGCGGCTGCGGCTCGCGGACGGTGAGCCGCTCGCGCACGACACCGCGTATCTGCCCGCCGAGGTTGCCGAGCCGCTGCTGGAGGCTGATTTCGGGCACACCTCGCTCTACGGCGAGCTGACGCGGCGCTGCGAGGTGAAGGTCACCGGTGGCCAGGAGCGGATCCAGCCGTTCCTGCCGGACATTCGGCAGGCGTGGCTGCTGGGGCTGGCCGACCGGGAGGCGGCGTTCGCCATCGAGCGGCTCGGGCAGGCCGGGGAGCGGCCGGTGGAGTGGCGGGAGACGGTGGTGCGCGGCGACCGGTTCACGTTCGTCGCGGAGTGGTCCGGCGACAGCCGGGCCGTCGCCCTTGCGCCGCGGGCCTCGTGTCCGTCCTCGTAG
- a CDS encoding rhodanese-like domain-containing protein, with amino-acid sequence MHFAQYYLDCLSQASYLIGDKTTGRAVLVDPRRDIDDYLHDAEAAGLRIELVIETHIHADFLSGHLELARATGATIAFGEAAETGFPVRRLRDGERISLGADDGQGVTLTVLATPGHTLESICLVLREHPDDDVPFGVLTGDTLFVGDVGRPDLLSAAGHTPQDMAARLHRSLHTKLLTLPDATRVFPAHGAGSACGRSLSSETSSTIGDQRRYNYALQPMPVDDFIRLVTAGQPATPGYFAHDAALNRDGHPLLEPGPPPALTLDEALAARDRQGAVLLDCRPLAAYTRAHLTGSLHTSLDTRFAEYAGSVVPPGTPIVLLADPGTEQEARLRLARIGYDHVLGHLPDPAAVLDRMPELSSSSRRIRHEELGLGEARSAGVAEAEGGRTGGAESGDALPTGSSPTDSGPADIQLIDVRNPAEYEAGALPGARNLPLANLAHRIAELDPSRPVVLYCRSGNRSVIAAALLEAHGFAEVCDVIGGYDAVGTGTQ; translated from the coding sequence GTGCACTTCGCGCAGTACTACCTCGACTGTCTCTCCCAGGCGTCGTATCTGATCGGCGACAAGACCACCGGACGCGCCGTCCTCGTCGACCCGCGCCGCGACATCGACGACTACCTGCACGACGCGGAAGCCGCCGGCCTGCGGATCGAACTCGTCATCGAGACCCACATTCACGCCGACTTCCTCTCCGGCCACCTCGAACTCGCGCGGGCCACCGGCGCCACCATCGCCTTCGGTGAGGCCGCCGAAACCGGCTTCCCCGTACGGCGGTTACGGGACGGCGAGCGCATCTCACTGGGCGCGGACGACGGCCAGGGGGTCACCCTCACCGTTCTCGCCACCCCCGGCCACACCCTCGAATCCATCTGCCTGGTCCTGCGTGAACACCCCGATGACGACGTGCCGTTCGGCGTGCTCACGGGCGACACCCTCTTCGTTGGCGACGTCGGCCGCCCCGACCTGCTCTCCGCCGCCGGGCACACCCCGCAGGACATGGCCGCCCGTCTGCACCGCTCCCTGCACACCAAACTCCTCACCCTCCCGGACGCGACCCGGGTCTTCCCCGCACACGGCGCCGGCTCCGCCTGCGGCCGCAGCCTCTCCAGCGAAACCAGCTCCACCATCGGCGACCAGCGCCGGTACAACTACGCCCTCCAGCCCATGCCGGTGGACGACTTCATCCGCCTGGTCACCGCGGGACAGCCCGCCACCCCCGGCTACTTCGCCCACGACGCGGCCCTCAACCGCGACGGCCACCCCCTCCTGGAGCCCGGCCCGCCGCCCGCCCTCACCCTGGACGAGGCCCTCGCGGCCCGCGACCGGCAAGGCGCCGTCCTCCTCGACTGCCGCCCACTGGCCGCCTACACCCGCGCACATCTGACCGGCTCACTCCACACGAGCCTCGACACCCGCTTCGCCGAGTACGCCGGCAGCGTGGTCCCCCCGGGCACCCCCATCGTGCTGCTCGCCGACCCCGGCACCGAACAGGAAGCCCGCCTCCGCCTCGCCCGCATCGGCTACGACCACGTCCTCGGCCACCTCCCCGACCCCGCCGCCGTACTGGACCGCATGCCGGAGCTCAGCAGCAGTAGCCGCCGCATCCGCCATGAGGAACTGGGTTTGGGGGAGGCCCGGTCGGCGGGGGTGGCGGAGGCCGAGGGGGGCCGGACGGGCGGCGCGGAGTCGGGCGACGCCCTACCGACGGGCTCCTCGCCCACCGACTCCGGACCCGCCGACATCCAGCTGATCGACGTCCGTAACCCGGCCGAGTACGAGGCAGGTGCCCTCCCCGGCGCCCGCAACCTCCCCCTGGCCAACCTGGCCCACCGCATCGCCGAACTGGACCCCTCCCGCCCGGTGGTCCTGTACTGCCGCAGCGGCAACCGGTCGGTGATCGCGGCAGCACTGCTGGAGGCGCACGGGTTCGCCGAAGTCTGCGATGTCATCGGGGGGTACGACGCGGTGGGTACGGGCACGCAGTAA
- a CDS encoding MepB family protein, which produces MVTKPEESSECRPVVPEPWPEGESLHAELLAAKKRVYDPCGFTCSRPVPEAESAEYAAHEFTLDGSAVRFRVAKTTPTKVGQFVTVWKRSPGGPIQPFDSADPVDLFVISTREGDHFGHFVFPREVLCERGIVSRNGSGGKRAFRVYPPWVETTNRQARTTQAWQVNHYLRIPEDGPLDAARAQALHHP; this is translated from the coding sequence ATGGTGACAAAGCCCGAAGAATCCTCGGAGTGCCGGCCGGTAGTTCCCGAGCCCTGGCCGGAGGGGGAATCCCTGCATGCTGAGCTCCTCGCGGCGAAGAAGCGGGTTTACGACCCCTGCGGATTCACCTGCTCACGGCCGGTTCCCGAAGCGGAGAGTGCTGAGTACGCGGCACATGAATTCACTCTCGACGGCTCCGCCGTCCGGTTCCGGGTCGCCAAGACCACCCCGACGAAGGTCGGTCAGTTCGTCACGGTGTGGAAGCGGAGCCCCGGCGGGCCGATTCAGCCGTTCGACTCCGCGGATCCGGTGGATCTTTTCGTCATCAGCACCCGCGAGGGCGACCACTTCGGGCACTTCGTCTTTCCGCGCGAGGTGCTGTGTGAGCGCGGCATCGTTTCCCGGAACGGCTCCGGCGGAAAGCGGGCGTTTCGCGTCTACCCGCCGTGGGTGGAGACCACCAATCGGCAGGCCCGCACCACCCAGGCGTGGCAGGTGAACCACTACCTCCGGATCCCTGAGGACGGGCCCCTCGACGCGGCCCGCGCCCAGGCGCTCCACCACCCCTGA
- a CDS encoding methyltransferase has translation MATSPNRPTGEPRDLTAPLMDLALGHLFSAALRTAAHHRLADHLAEGPRTAEQLAAKTGTHAPHLRRVLRYLATRGIFREDAAGAYQLTPAAQPLRTDVPDSLHAAVLMTTDQLFLRTSAAMPEAVEHGGASFERIFGAPLFAHLVSDPAARRLLDDGMSSLSAPVDEAVAAAYPFPATGTVVDIGGGRGGLLRAALCRHPRLTGVLFDQAPPLAHHLLEGDELKGRWRTQEGDFFASVPEGGDLYVLKHVLHNWADEPCRRILRSCHRAMAAGSRLLVIESVLPPGNAPHFGKTMDVAMMALLDGRERTAEEFATLLSAGGFRLTRVLPTSAFPSIVEAVAE, from the coding sequence TTGGCCACTTCCCCCAACCGACCGACCGGCGAGCCCCGCGACCTCACGGCTCCTCTGATGGACCTGGCGCTGGGCCATCTCTTCTCCGCCGCCCTGCGCACGGCGGCGCACCACCGCCTCGCCGACCATCTCGCCGAGGGGCCGCGCACCGCCGAGCAGCTGGCCGCGAAGACCGGCACCCACGCCCCGCATCTGCGCCGCGTACTGCGCTACCTCGCCACCCGCGGCATCTTCCGGGAGGACGCCGCGGGCGCCTACCAACTGACGCCGGCCGCCCAGCCGCTGCGTACGGATGTCCCCGACTCGCTGCACGCCGCCGTGCTGATGACGACCGACCAGCTGTTCCTGCGCACGTCGGCCGCCATGCCGGAGGCCGTGGAGCACGGCGGCGCGTCCTTCGAGCGGATCTTCGGGGCGCCGCTCTTCGCGCATCTGGTGTCGGATCCGGCCGCTCGCCGGCTCCTCGACGACGGGATGTCGTCGTTGTCCGCCCCGGTGGACGAGGCGGTGGCCGCCGCCTACCCCTTCCCCGCGACCGGCACGGTCGTGGACATCGGCGGCGGCCGCGGCGGGCTGCTGCGCGCCGCGCTGTGCCGCCACCCGCGGCTGACCGGTGTGCTCTTCGACCAGGCGCCGCCGCTGGCCCACCACCTCTTGGAGGGCGACGAGTTGAAGGGCCGCTGGCGCACCCAGGAGGGCGACTTCTTCGCGTCCGTACCGGAGGGCGGTGACCTCTATGTGCTCAAGCACGTGCTGCACAACTGGGCGGACGAACCGTGCCGGCGCATCCTGCGCAGCTGCCACCGGGCGATGGCGGCCGGCAGCCGGCTGCTGGTCATCGAATCCGTGCTGCCGCCGGGCAACGCCCCGCACTTCGGCAAGACCATGGACGTCGCGATGATGGCGTTGCTCGACGGGCGGGAGCGCACCGCGGAGGAGTTCGCGACGCTGCTGTCGGCCGGCGGATTCCGGCTGACGCGGGTGCTGCCGACCTCGGCCTTTCCCTCGATCGTGGAGGCGGTCGCCGAGTAG
- a CDS encoding amidohydrolase — translation MSDSDTTGTTANADPRGSSAPAAVLAPLDDRLADLVALYKDLHRHPELGFQETRTAAEAARRLTASGYDVTTGIAETGVVGVLRNGPGPVVLLRADMDALPVTENSGLDYASTVPGRMHACGHDVHVTCLLGAADLLAAGRDHWSGTLIALFQPAEEVGSGARAMLDAGLYRDGLVPTPDVVLAQHVVPLGAGLIAYCPGPCMAAADSLEITFHGTGGHGSRPETTTDPILMAASFVQRVQSVVAREVAPKDQAVVTVGSFHAGDSANVIPDRAVVRLSVRTFDETVRTAVLAAIDRIARAEAAASGADRAPDTELLDSFPVTVNDATTLREVNEQFTELFGAQRLFAYEQATGSEDAGLLATAAGAPLYYWWLGGWDPEEFRTALAAGRLAQDIPSNHSPHFVPVVQPTLGMGVEALTAAALSRLGVGGRGDRVTGAVMRRA, via the coding sequence ATGAGCGACAGCGACACGACAGGTACGACCGCTAACGCCGACCCCCGCGGCAGCTCCGCCCCCGCTGCCGTCCTGGCCCCGCTCGACGACCGTCTCGCGGACCTCGTGGCCCTCTACAAAGACCTGCACCGCCACCCCGAACTCGGCTTCCAGGAAACCCGTACGGCCGCCGAGGCCGCCCGCCGGCTGACCGCCTCCGGCTATGACGTCACCACGGGCATCGCCGAAACCGGCGTCGTCGGGGTACTGCGCAACGGCCCCGGGCCCGTGGTCCTGCTGCGCGCCGACATGGACGCACTGCCCGTCACCGAGAACTCCGGCCTGGACTACGCCTCCACGGTCCCCGGCCGGATGCACGCCTGTGGGCACGACGTCCATGTCACCTGCCTGCTGGGCGCCGCCGACCTGCTCGCGGCGGGCCGTGACCACTGGTCCGGCACTCTGATCGCGCTCTTCCAGCCCGCCGAGGAGGTCGGCAGCGGCGCCCGCGCCATGCTCGACGCCGGCCTCTACCGCGACGGCCTGGTCCCCACCCCCGATGTCGTGCTGGCCCAGCATGTCGTCCCTCTCGGCGCCGGGCTGATCGCCTACTGCCCCGGCCCCTGCATGGCGGCCGCCGACAGCCTGGAGATCACCTTCCACGGCACCGGCGGCCATGGCTCACGCCCCGAGACCACCACCGACCCGATCCTGATGGCGGCGTCCTTCGTCCAGCGGGTGCAGTCCGTAGTGGCCCGTGAGGTCGCCCCGAAGGACCAGGCGGTGGTCACGGTCGGCTCCTTCCACGCCGGGGACTCCGCCAATGTGATCCCCGACCGCGCCGTCGTACGGCTCAGCGTCCGCACCTTCGACGAAACGGTCCGCACCGCCGTGCTCGCCGCCATCGACCGCATCGCGCGCGCCGAGGCCGCCGCCTCCGGGGCCGACCGCGCACCCGACACCGAGCTCCTGGACTCCTTCCCCGTCACCGTCAACGACGCCACGACCCTGCGGGAGGTCAACGAGCAGTTCACCGAACTCTTCGGCGCACAGCGCCTGTTCGCCTACGAACAGGCCACCGGCAGCGAGGACGCCGGCCTGCTGGCGACCGCCGCCGGGGCCCCGCTCTACTACTGGTGGCTGGGCGGCTGGGACCCGGAGGAGTTCCGGACGGCACTGGCGGCCGGGCGGCTCGCCCAGGACATCCCGTCGAACCATTCGCCGCATTTCGTTCCTGTGGTGCAGCCGACGCTCGGCATGGGCGTGGAGGCGTTGACGGCGGCGGCGCTCAGTCGGTTGGGGGTGGGGGGAAGGGGTGACCGGGTGACGGGGGCGGTGATGCGGCGGGCGTGA
- a CDS encoding NAD(P)/FAD-dependent oxidoreductase — protein sequence MAPAPAAPSHHQVLIVGGGTAGITVAARLRRAGVRDIALLEPSETHWYQPLWTLVGGGQAPLRASLRTEADVIPPGVRWLRERATAVDPTARTVTTASGRVLSYGRLVLAPGLQLDWDGVPGLAEALGHGGVSSNYRPDLAPLTWDLIRRMRSGTAVFTMPSGPVKCGGAPQKIAYLAADHWRKRGVLGAIRTILVLPEPAMFKVPVFSRALTETARRYGIEVRLSSEMTRLDGAAREAVITDHTTGKAETVHYDLLHAVPPQRAPQWLADGPLADPASPYGYVKADRETLQHPDFPNVFVLGDVANLPTSKTGAAIRKQAPVAVANLLAGLRGRPAAARYDGYTSCPLVTARHKMLLAEFDYDLQPTPSIPFLDTTRERTDMWFLKRYGLPQLYFKGMLKGLA from the coding sequence ATGGCCCCCGCACCCGCCGCCCCGTCCCATCACCAGGTCCTCATCGTCGGCGGCGGCACCGCAGGCATCACCGTCGCCGCCCGGTTACGCCGTGCCGGTGTGCGGGACATCGCGCTGCTGGAGCCGTCCGAGACGCACTGGTACCAGCCGTTGTGGACGCTGGTCGGCGGCGGGCAGGCGCCGCTGCGTGCCTCGCTGCGCACCGAGGCGGACGTCATACCGCCGGGGGTGCGCTGGCTGCGGGAGCGGGCCACCGCCGTGGACCCGACCGCACGGACAGTGACCACCGCCTCGGGCCGGGTCCTCTCCTACGGGCGGCTGGTGCTCGCGCCCGGTCTCCAGCTCGACTGGGACGGGGTGCCCGGTCTCGCCGAGGCCCTCGGCCACGGCGGGGTGAGCAGCAATTACCGGCCCGATCTCGCGCCGCTGACCTGGGATTTGATCCGCCGGATGCGGAGCGGCACGGCGGTGTTCACCATGCCGTCCGGGCCGGTGAAGTGCGGCGGCGCCCCGCAGAAGATCGCGTATCTGGCGGCGGATCACTGGCGTAAGCGGGGGGTGCTGGGGGCGATCCGCACGATTCTGGTGCTCCCGGAGCCCGCGATGTTCAAGGTGCCGGTGTTCTCCCGTGCGCTGACGGAGACGGCCCGGCGGTACGGCATCGAGGTGCGGCTGAGTTCGGAGATGACCCGCCTCGACGGTGCGGCGCGCGAGGCGGTGATCACCGATCACACCACCGGCAAGGCCGAGACCGTGCACTACGACCTGCTGCACGCCGTACCGCCGCAGCGCGCCCCCCAGTGGCTGGCGGACGGCCCACTCGCCGACCCCGCCTCCCCGTACGGGTACGTCAAGGCCGACCGGGAAACACTTCAGCACCCGGATTTCCCGAATGTGTTCGTGCTCGGCGATGTCGCCAATCTGCCGACGTCCAAGACGGGCGCCGCGATCCGCAAGCAGGCGCCGGTCGCGGTCGCCAATCTCCTCGCCGGGCTGCGCGGCCGTCCCGCCGCCGCCCGCTACGACGGCTACACCTCCTGTCCGCTGGTCACCGCCCGGCACAAGATGCTGCTCGCCGAGTTCGACTACGACCTTCAGCCCACGCCTTCGATCCCCTTCCTCGACACCACCCGGGAACGCACCGACATGTGGTTCCTCAAGCGCTACGGGCTGCCGCAGCTCTACTTCAAGGGGATGCTCAAGGGCTTGGCGTAA
- a CDS encoding AMP-binding protein produces MTSEHADDAREAQEPEASRIALTWSGEPGRQEELTHGMLLDQAERAAAVLRRLGVRAGDRVAVHLPLVPESVIATLACGRLDAIRATLPVSLTVPELVARTRESSARVLITADAAFWDGAVRPVKPLLDHALARSAAADGAMDRTVLVVNRCSRPVSWKPGRDMWWHEALGVPSAAH; encoded by the coding sequence GTGACTTCAGAGCATGCAGATGACGCCCGGGAAGCGCAAGAGCCGGAGGCGTCGCGGATCGCCCTCACCTGGAGTGGGGAGCCCGGGCGCCAGGAGGAGCTGACGCACGGCATGCTCCTCGACCAGGCCGAACGCGCCGCCGCCGTCCTCAGGCGGCTCGGCGTACGGGCCGGTGACCGGGTCGCGGTGCATCTGCCGCTGGTGCCCGAGTCGGTGATCGCCACGCTCGCCTGCGGGCGGCTGGACGCGATACGCGCCACGCTGCCGGTCTCCCTGACGGTGCCCGAGTTGGTCGCGCGGACCCGCGAGTCCTCGGCCCGGGTACTGATCACGGCCGACGCAGCGTTCTGGGACGGCGCCGTACGGCCGGTGAAGCCCCTGCTCGACCACGCCCTGGCCCGCAGCGCGGCCGCGGACGGTGCCATGGACCGAACCGTCCTGGTGGTGAACCGCTGCTCCCGCCCGGTCTCCTGGAAGCCGGGCCGCGACATGTGGTGGCACGAGGCACTGGGCGTCCCGTCCGCCGCCCACTGA